Proteins from a genomic interval of Clostridium sp. M62/1:
- a CDS encoding type II secretion system F family protein — protein sequence MSFRIGRSWNWPGKSCDRGEKGAFLYDRYILSCSEWLLYAGQGICACAAVSYVFYRNAAVFFLFLPAGILYPLYKKRELKKRRKEELKRQFKEAVLMLSSSLAAGYSMENSFSQAEIQLRELYGERAMMADEFSDMRRQLSLNRTLEELWSDFADRSGVEEIRSFALILRSARRNGGRMGAVISHIAEIIGGKLQVQEEIRTMTAQKQFEQKIMNLLPILIVLYIDVTSPGFFDSMYETTVGRIVMTVCLAVYAGAYVLAGRMLEIEI from the coding sequence GTGAGCTTCAGGATCGGCAGAAGCTGGAACTGGCCGGGGAAAAGCTGTGACAGAGGCGAAAAAGGGGCCTTTCTCTATGACAGGTATATCCTTTCCTGCTCAGAGTGGCTTCTCTATGCAGGGCAGGGAATCTGTGCGTGCGCAGCAGTTTCCTATGTATTTTACAGAAACGCGGCTGTTTTCTTCCTGTTTCTTCCGGCTGGAATTCTTTATCCGCTGTACAAAAAAAGGGAGCTGAAAAAGCGCAGAAAGGAGGAGCTGAAACGCCAGTTTAAGGAGGCAGTCCTCATGCTCTCCTCTTCTCTGGCTGCCGGTTATTCCATGGAAAATTCCTTTTCTCAGGCGGAGATACAGCTCAGGGAGCTTTACGGAGAACGGGCAATGATGGCAGATGAATTCTCTGACATGAGAAGACAGCTTTCCCTGAACCGCACACTGGAGGAGCTGTGGAGCGATTTTGCCGATCGAAGCGGTGTGGAGGAAATCAGAAGCTTTGCGCTGATTCTCAGGTCTGCCAGACGAAATGGAGGGAGAATGGGAGCTGTGATTTCTCACATAGCAGAGATCATAGGGGGAAAGCTGCAGGTGCAGGAGGAGATCCGGACAATGACGGCCCAAAAGCAGTTTGAACAGAAGATTATGAATCTGCTGCCGATATTGATAGTTCTCTATATCGATGTGACCTCGCCCGGATTTTTTGATTCCATGTATGAGACAACTGTTGGAAGGATTGTGATGACCGTATGTCTGGCTGTGTATGCGGGGGCGTACGTCCTGGCTGGGAGGATGTTGGAAATTGAAATTTAG
- a CDS encoding A24 family peptidase, translating to MHAFLTAVCLCDFRDGKIPNCLSVMILLSGCGYLFMTGGIVSAGKALAACCLVLLAFYPLFWLRMMGAGDIKVISAIPAFLSSREWFQVVGCAFVLAGIWSVYSMVRRKALKERFACFFSYVQGLLETGMRTPYSSLEADSWEVLRIGPFLWAGMTVFLMRGGIG from the coding sequence CTGCACGCATTTTTGACAGCTGTATGTCTGTGTGATTTCAGAGATGGGAAAATTCCCAACTGCCTTTCAGTTATGATCCTTCTTTCAGGCTGCGGCTATCTGTTTATGACAGGGGGGATTGTCTCTGCTGGAAAAGCCCTTGCTGCCTGCTGTCTGGTTCTTCTGGCATTTTACCCTCTGTTCTGGCTGCGGATGATGGGGGCAGGTGATATCAAGGTCATTTCTGCCATTCCCGCCTTTTTAAGCAGCCGGGAATGGTTTCAGGTGGTGGGGTGTGCATTTGTGCTGGCGGGGATATGGTCTGTGTACAGCATGGTGAGACGAAAAGCCCTGAAAGAGAGGTTTGCCTGTTTTTTTAGCTATGTACAAGGCCTTCTGGAAACGGGGATGAGAACGCCCTACAGCAGTCTGGAAGCAGATTCATGGGAAGTTTTGCGTATAGGGCCGTTTCTCTGGGCAGGCATGACTGTTTTTTTGATGAGAGGGGGCATAGGATGA
- a CDS encoding ArsR/SmtB family transcription factor: MPFFIALGDEIRLTIVEVLTEAASKNCSGDFSRENMSRHGLNVKEITEYTSLSRPAVSHHLKILKEAGLIDIRRSGTCNYYYLTISEATAELIGLGRRLQSFLGIKSPD, from the coding sequence ATGCCCTTCTTCATAGCGCTGGGCGACGAAATACGTCTCACAATCGTGGAGGTGCTGACGGAAGCCGCCTCTAAAAACTGCAGCGGAGATTTTTCCCGGGAAAATATGAGCCGGCACGGCCTGAATGTGAAGGAAATCACAGAGTATACAAGCCTCTCAAGGCCTGCTGTCTCCCACCATCTGAAAATTTTAAAAGAGGCTGGACTTATCGATATCAGGCGCTCGGGGACCTGCAATTACTACTATCTCACAATCTCCGAGGCCACAGCTGAGCTCATCGGTCTGGGCCGCAGGCTCCAGTCCTTCCTCGGCATAAAGTCCCCTGACTAG
- a CDS encoding DUF2508 family protein, with amino-acid sequence MIKTKTKQEAKAGGKPTAMTVKDELRRIMAEMDCARNHFDQAVDPVLIDCYIYEINAAQLRYQFLLRRIKSQEL; translated from the coding sequence ATGATTAAGACAAAAACAAAACAGGAAGCAAAGGCCGGAGGAAAGCCTACTGCGATGACTGTGAAGGATGAGCTGCGCCGGATCATGGCCGAAATGGACTGCGCCAGAAATCACTTTGATCAGGCAGTTGATCCGGTGCTTATCGACTGCTATATTTACGAGATCAACGCAGCCCAGCTGCGTTATCAGTTTCTCCTGCGCCGAATTAAAAGCCAGGAACTTTAG
- the fsa gene encoding fructose-6-phosphate aldolase, producing the protein MKFFIDTANVDEIRKANDMGIICGVTTNPSLIAKEGRDFKQVIEEIASIVDGPISGEVNAFTTDAEGMIREGREIAAIHPNMVVKIPMTAEGLKATKVLSSEGIKVNVTLIFSANQALLAARAGAAYVSPFVGRLDDISEPGVELIEMIMDIFETHGIETEVIAASIRTTMHVTQCAQAGADIATVPYKVLEQMLHHPLTDQGIVKFQADYRAVFGEK; encoded by the coding sequence ATGAAATTTTTTATTGACACGGCTAATGTGGATGAGATCAGAAAGGCCAATGACATGGGGATTATCTGCGGAGTTACGACAAACCCATCTTTGATTGCCAAGGAGGGACGTGATTTTAAGCAGGTAATCGAGGAGATTGCTTCTATCGTCGACGGGCCGATCAGCGGGGAGGTAAATGCCTTCACAACTGATGCAGAAGGGATGATTCGTGAGGGACGCGAAATCGCAGCCATCCACCCCAACATGGTAGTGAAAATTCCTATGACAGCGGAAGGACTGAAGGCTACAAAGGTGCTTTCTTCAGAAGGGATTAAGGTAAATGTAACACTTATTTTCTCGGCAAATCAGGCGCTGCTGGCAGCGAGAGCAGGAGCAGCCTACGTGTCGCCGTTTGTGGGAAGGCTGGACGATATCTCAGAGCCGGGTGTGGAGCTCATTGAAATGATTATGGATATTTTTGAAACCCACGGAATTGAGACAGAAGTAATTGCCGCCAGCATCCGTACAACCATGCATGTGACACAGTGTGCACAGGCAGGGGCAGACATCGCCACCGTTCCCTATAAGGTGCTTGAGCAGATGCTTCACCATCCTCTGACCGATCAGGGAATTGTGAAATTCCAGGCTGACTACAGAGCTGTATTTGGAGAAAAATAG
- a CDS encoding CpaF family protein, protein MEEEELTGLIDSFISEEGEREYLPLRERLRLRAELYNSFRKLDILQELVDDPGITEIMVNGPDSVFVESQGKIRRWERTFESQEQLEDLIQQIVSRVNRTVNASSPIADARLDDGSRVHVVLPPVALNGPVLTIRKFPEPITMERLIRLGSITEEAAGFLKKLVASGYNLFISGGTGSGKTTFLNALSEFIPESERLITIEDSAELQITHIPNLVRLETRASNHEGSREISIRDLIRASLRMRPDRILVGEVRGAEALEMLQSMNTGHSGSISTGHGNSSRDMLLRLETMVLMGAELPLSAIRSQIASAIDILIHLGRLRDRSRRVLEIAEVTGIEHGEITLHPLFQFRERKEEKGKENEGVRGCLEKVGELQDRQKLELAGEKL, encoded by the coding sequence GTGGAGGAGGAAGAGCTTACCGGTCTGATCGATTCCTTTATCAGTGAGGAGGGCGAAAGGGAGTATCTGCCTCTGAGAGAGAGGCTCCGTCTTAGAGCAGAGCTTTACAATTCATTCAGAAAGCTGGACATTCTCCAGGAGCTGGTGGACGATCCTGGGATCACAGAAATTATGGTGAATGGGCCGGATTCTGTCTTTGTGGAGAGCCAGGGAAAAATCAGAAGATGGGAGAGGACATTCGAGAGCCAGGAACAGCTGGAGGATTTGATCCAGCAGATTGTGAGCCGTGTAAACAGAACGGTGAACGCATCGTCACCGATTGCGGATGCCAGACTGGATGACGGTTCGAGAGTTCATGTGGTGCTGCCTCCGGTGGCGCTGAACGGCCCGGTTCTTACTATCAGAAAATTCCCGGAGCCTATTACGATGGAGCGCCTGATCCGGCTGGGAAGCATTACAGAGGAGGCGGCCGGTTTTCTGAAAAAGCTGGTAGCATCAGGCTATAACCTTTTTATTAGCGGAGGAACGGGATCTGGCAAGACCACCTTTTTAAATGCCCTTTCTGAATTTATTCCTGAGAGCGAGCGACTGATCACCATTGAGGATTCGGCAGAGCTTCAGATTACCCATATTCCAAACCTTGTAAGGCTGGAGACAAGAGCGTCAAACCATGAGGGAAGCCGCGAAATTTCAATCAGGGATCTGATAAGGGCAAGCCTGAGAATGCGGCCGGATCGGATTCTGGTGGGGGAGGTGCGAGGCGCAGAAGCCCTTGAAATGCTGCAGAGCATGAACACCGGCCATTCCGGCTCAATCTCGACCGGACATGGAAACAGCAGCAGAGATATGCTTCTGAGACTGGAAACCATGGTTCTTATGGGGGCTGAGCTTCCGCTGTCTGCCATAAGAAGCCAGATCGCGTCTGCGATTGATATTCTGATCCATCTGGGGAGACTGAGAGACAGAAGCAGGAGAGTCCTGGAGATAGCGGAGGTGACAGGAATTGAACATGGGGAAATTACCCTTCATCCACTTTTTCAGTTCAGGGAGAGAAAGGAAGAAAAAGGAAAAGAAAATGAGGGGGTCAGGGGATGTCTGGAAAAGGTTGGTGAGCTTCAGGATCGGCAGAAGCTGGAACTGGCCGGGGAAAAGCTGTGA